In the genome of Pelmatolapia mariae isolate MD_Pm_ZW linkage group LG4, Pm_UMD_F_2, whole genome shotgun sequence, the window AACAAATTAGTACATCAGAGGGATAGCCCAGATTGAGCAGTttagagacaaagttagagaggcaaggctgagacaatttggacatgtgcagagcaGGGAGAGAGGATATAGTGGTCAAAGGATACACAACATTATTAGACAAAGAAGTAACACTAATACAGTCCATGGCAGGATTTCCCTATGTTAGTACTAGGTAGCACTATAGCCTGTAAAGTTgtacaaataacaaaaataatctccACATCTGCAGTTTGAGAAGGTTTGTGAAAAAGATCTtcctttaaataatatttttgtcaCATTCTGAAAGTGCTTCAAGTAAGGTAAAAATATACacaagtaaaaaatataaaatgtcagaaatacaGAACAGCATGGAAAAATGAAAGCTATAAACTTACTCAAaccaaaaacaggaaaacactcCAGGGCTAAGATAACAGACATTCTGACAAAGGGGAAGGGGAAAAGATAACTATATATACGCACAGAAGGACAGGTGGGGAAAGTGGAGTCTTTACCTCACAACATATAGCACATTGAGGCAACTGTTATGATGATTTggaactatataaataaaactgaactgaattggaGACAGGTGTGGAGAATGGCTCACAGAGGAACTACATCACAGAAGACGAgacaagaaaagcaaaactaaaagcaaaacacaacaaaaactaactcttaaaataaaacagaaagtgcAATAgccaaagagtaaaaaaaaacacagacataaaTGAATTCTTAGGTGCAACACTCTTTTCCGGCATCGTTGCATTATACTCAATTGTATAAAgcattctattgtatatagtattttattttattccattcCATtatgtacagttgtgtacagtatcttattcttatcctattccagtgttttttgaatttttctatgtaactttgcactgtccactttctgctgtaacaaaacaaattaaaattatCTTATTAAATACAGTAAACTTGACACCAGAGGATGGAATACTGAGAGAAGACTTAAACTATAAAATAACTACGAACTGGGAACAAGACTAAATACAAGAATAAGTGAACTTGAAATCTGAGTAAACTAACCCTGTATGATTCAGTTACTTAACCTGTAGGTCAGTAATTCAAAAAGTAATGTGAACAAGAAAACTGTGCTTCTTTAAAGTCACATGACTTTAACTTCTTTAAAGTCACATGACTTACTTGAAAACAAATAGATGAATATGAAAGTGAAAGCAGTAGTGTTAGCATTGCAGTCACTGTGTCCAGAACCACGTCGGAGAAGGTAATACCTTTTCAGTTATGCTGCTTTGACTCAAATTCAGTAACAATACCAATAAGAAAGACAATTAGTTCACTGTGTAGTCAGTTACAATCACAGCGTTGTTTATTCTGCTCTCAGAGATTTAATTATCCTAATGCATTAGAGCTGCAAgggatctctctctctctctctctctctctctctctctctctctctctctctctctctttcttgcgTATCTAATAACTGATTGCAATTAATAACTAATTCAATTTTAGATACTTtcacaaaaaatttaaattcaataacTAGGTATTCTTATCGTTGTTATTTAAATATACTTGTTGATTTgcgtgtgtatttatataggtgtgtgtgtgttaaaaagGAACTCtgataaaacatgtgagttccCCTAACTTCTCCTGGAGCATATCTACTTTCCACTATGCACACACCCCTTCCATTCTATTATTTTCATACTGAATTTTTGACATAGGGATGTTTACCTCTGTGTAGAGTCCTCTCCTCTATTAACAGCTGCTGGACTTTTATAGGAGGAGAGGTTTGATGCACCAAATGCTTTCAGTTGGTGAAAGGTCTGAACTGCACGTAGTTGAGCACCGAGACTTGaatggaaaagagaaaatagaaatagaaagtAGAATAGAAAATAGTTTAACATTGTCTTAATGAAATATGCAAGATCTTCACTGATAAAATGCCAGATGGTCCTTCTCCTCTTTAGTTTGGTTTTTCAGGACTTGGCATCCATGTTATCCAAAAaagatttttacatttcaaatcatTTGAACACATAGAAGTTTTCAACTTTGACTAAGCAAATCTAAATTGAGTTTTTTCCCCAGAGAAGATGGTGATTATTCTGGATTCTATTCACATATAGCTTCTTATTTACATGATAGAGCTTTAACCTCCTTTTGTGGATAGCATGTCAAGCTGTATACACAGAAGGTGATTTCTGACAGTGTTCATGAGCCCCTGCAGTGATTTTCAATAACAGaatcatgcctgtttttaatgcagtgcagcCTGATCCTGAACACCCAATGTTGCTGAAATTGTTCCATAATTTGCATAATGTTTGTAGATTGATGAATTTCTGCCCATCTTTATTTCTAACAAACTTTGCCTatctaagatgctctttttatacccaatcatgtcactgagctgttGTAAATTAACCTAAATAGCTGCAAAGTGTTCCTCTGGCTGCTTCTTGTTAGCACCATTTACTTTACCAGCATTTTGTTGCTCACCTCCAAAGTTTTTTGTAGCATGTTGCTGTCATCATATTCACAATTAActattaaattaatatttttattagcTTGTATAAATATACTTATAACTTATTTTTATACTAATTactaatatttttcatgaaatagtcAAATATCTTACTTTAAATATCtgttatattttctgttttactgtcaataaaatatttgtttatgaGACTCAATTGAATGATTCTGAATCTTGGAATGGACTCAAACGCATATAGTGAGGATGAAGGGACGATGACAGACTCTGAATTGCAAATCGTAtctattttcatcttttttaatttcagtttacTGACCTTTTCATATAATTGTCTTGTTTTACAGATATGGGCGGAGGTAAGTCCTGACCTGTTACATGTTACTCTAGTCTCATAGCAAAATGTATAATCGCTTCATTGATCcaaagtttaaaacaaaaattacaaattaaaaaatgtttgattgggggtttttttgtttttacaataaaCGCTGAAAACTGTGAAATCCTCATatgtgaaacatttttaaagaactttattcttcaacctAAACAAGTAATTAAGGTGAACATCAaaaaacagtaacagtaatagcAATAGATGCTCCACCTACTGTAACTCAAATTTTATTTAATGATAATGATGTTAAGGTAGCACTTGATAAATTTTCAAATTTTGCATTGTGACACTATTTGTTTATGTTCTTATCTTCCCATTTTGTTAACATATGTGATTTTCCTCTTCAGTATTTAGTCAGTCATGGAGGCCTTTGCCAAAGTGAGTATGATAAACATATATTATTGTTTTGGCTTCGTTCTGCTCCTTAACACAgaattttgattttttgttgTGCTAGCTGACTGTTGTGTGTGATAGCAGAGCATCGCTGTTATGCTAATAGTGCAAGCCATATCTTatttcaatgttttgttttgttttgtattaattaacaagaataaacaaaaaattctTGATTTTGTGAAATTGCAAAAATAGCAAAATAATGAAACCAGTCCTCTCAAACCTCTTCTTAGTGGGCCAACTAGTGAACAAGAATGTAGTTTATATAACTCTGTTGAGactacagtggtgtgaaaatgtgtttgtcctcttccttttgtatttgtatttttttcacaataaaaagTTTCAGATTAtcaaagaaatgtaaatattagacaaagataatataaagtaaagtaaagacACAATACAGTTTCTAAAGAAAGGTGTTACTgattaggggggggggggggaatccaaACTTACATGCCCCAGATCACTGACATAATATTTGGTGTTGTTTATCCTGCTCATGATAGCTCAGTTTTTGTTGGTAAAACACAAGACTGGTATGGCCTGAAAGAAGGTTTTGGCTAAAGTTCAAGAAATATTATTTATTCTAAATTCTTAGAAAAATTACAAAGTGATAcctttttatttctaaaaacaaattatttgtaAAACTTCAGCGTCTGTTTGGTTGATTGCTTGCAGGAATAACCAGGAGACGCTGGATTTTCTGAAATTGTACAGACCTCAAAATCATGAAGCTAGCCATCTCAGAATTCTGCTTATTGGGCCAACTGGTGAGGGAAAATctaccttcatcaactctgttGACAGCGTTTTACAAGGCAGAGTTGCTAGTCGAGTTCCAACAGATCAACACCTTACAGCAGAGTCATTCACCAAAAaggtatctatctatctatctatctatctatctatctatctatctatctatctatcatttTTTACTGTCAAATAATGACTGTAgctgctttaaacaaagacttaTGAATTCCATCTTCTGTTTTCAGTACAAAACATACAAATTCTCCAAAGCCAATGAAGGTTATTACTCATTTGTTTTCAATGACATCATGGGCTTGGAAAGTACCAAAGGCGTTCATGTGGAAGACGTTAAACTTGCCCTAAGAGGACATGTGAAAGATGGTTACGAGGTAGAATCTTTTGACCTTTGGTTTTGTTTCATATGTctagttttttggttttgtttatttatggtTTTGGGGTTCTCTTATATGGGTTCATaagatttgcaaatcactgaATCGTGTTTGCATTCACATTTTGGTGTTacaatgttttcatttaaaatgtatggGATATAGTAGGGGGATATATgtttacaaattattatttcatatgCCTACAAGATAAAAGTTAATATCTTAAAAATAAGCTGTGTGTGAGTTCAGAGTTGAGTAATGGTGTGTAGTCTTGGTTTAGATCTTGTGACAAGTTCTGTTTATGATGTGCTACCTTTCTTTTGAGTCATAATAATTTTAGCAGTGATATTCTCAGTCTCAGCATGAGCCTGCTTTTCTTCTTTCAAGCATCACTCCCTCCCTGTATTCCATGTCCTCGGGCGTTTATCACAGGCTGATAATTTCTGGACTTCAGCAGCCTTTAAGACCTTATTGCATGGTCAGTTCATTCTTTTCTGACTTTGAAGACCCTTGATTCTGACTTCTACCGTCTTTCATCCTATCTCATCTTCTCCAGAGTCAAAACTTCGTAAGACTTACTCTTTTCAGGGCTCTGTTTAGTTTGTGCCTTCTGAATATAATCATAATTAATCACAATTATTACTTAAACTCTTGTAAATGGAAAATAACTTTACACCTCTTCTTACTCCATTGTTTTCTAGCTCAATCCTGAAAAAAGGCTGGAAGAGGGAGATCTAGGATACAACGCTGCTCCTGAACTGAGTGACAGAGTTCATGTTCTGGTCACTGTTGTTCCTGCTGGCTTAGTGTCTTTACTAACTCAGGACATGATCGCAAAGCTGAGAGATATCAGACTGGCGGCTACTGCGTTGGGTAAGGCAACAGTTGCAAAGGTTTCTGTAATACATTATTTGGactaattatatatatatatatatatatatatatgtatatatatatatatatctcctaaggctagaccccctatgctaagcgagcctaccgcagacgtgagcgagacagataaatatgaaggcatgctgGCTCGGAagtcgcccggatcaacaaggtccgcgtcaggtgttgaggaaccagggcaccctgacgacaagtgggctactggaacaagaaggcatcggtgggcaagagacgaaaacagggcgttgttggaatgctactacgcaagtaaccctggcggaaggggttacatgaataggatgagggacctatggattcttcgatacccaacatccacaatgatggcaaaacaactagtagctcagtgttccaacattcgaaagaagggactgctctcacagctagagattgacgaggtacaacataaatgctacggcaaggaggagtcagcacgccaggtcaggggggagatatcatcacccccacccgagattgggtacatagccccaagtgcgataggagaaggatcgttgagtacgagaggaactgacctgaaagataggatcatggccaagcttgaaacctggatcccccgtagccggttaccaagattacgtgaagtaccctcagaaggtctgctagatgatgttaatgcagcactatggatgatacctacaaccacgattaccgacactaacaagctgatctacaatacgtcagcagtgatcagtgagatgcttggctacaagttgaacagccacaaggggcagtaccccccatggagaaggaggctagagggcaagatcaaagtagcacgaagggaggttagccaactaacggagttgcagaaaggcgcgacaaagaaggtgcataagaaatacagcaagctgtccatacctgaggccttggaaactgccaagcaaagactcacagccttggccagccgcttgaggaggtacaccagagagatagaaggcaggagaataaaccagctgttctccacagaaccagcaaaggtgtactctcagtggcaagggaacaataagagaacagcaccaccaaggctggagacggagcaatactggaagagcatatgggagaaggacgcaacccataacggcaatgctcagtggctagtggatctgagggcagaccatagcgacctccctgaacagggtccagtaaccatcacagtggcagacatccaagaaagggtctccagtatgaagagttggacagcaccagggcccgacatggttcacgcctactggctgaagaagctaactgcactccacgagcgtctggcagcacaaatgaaccagctgttagttaacgagagacacccggaatggttAACcaaaggtcggacggtcctgatacccaaggaccccaagaagggaccggtcccatccaactaccgaccaataacctgcctcagtactacatggaagctcctgtcaggcatcatatcggctaagatgaacaggcacatgggtcaatacatgagcggggcacagaaagggattggcaagaataccagaggcgcaaaacaccagctactggtagacagaacagtcagccgagactgcaagaccagactgaccaacatgtgcactgcctggattgattacaagaaggcctatgactcaatgccccacagctggatactggaatgcctagaattgtacaagatcaacaggaccctaagagccttcatcaggaactcaatggggatgtggcgtacaacactagaggccaactccaagcccatagcacaagtcaccatcaagtgcgggatctaccaaggagatgctctgtccccactgctgttctgcataggcctgaaccccctcagtgagatcattaacaagactggctacggataccgactacgaaacggagcggttgtcagccacctcctgtacatggatgacatcaagctgtatgccaagagtgaacgagacatcgattcactgatccacactaccaggctatacagcaatgacattggaatgtcgttcggactggagaagtgtagtcggatggtaacaaagagagggaaggtagtcagaactgaggggattgaactaccagaaggcaacattgcagacatagaggacagttacaagtacctggggatcccgcaggcgaatgggaaccatgaagaggccgctaggaaagctgcaaccaccaagtacctgcagagggtcaggcaagtcctgaggagtcagctgaacggtaagaacaagatccgggccaacaacacctacgccctgcccgtgatcaggtaccctgctggggtaataggctggccaaaggaggagatagaagccactgacataaagacaagaaagctcctgaccatgcatggagggtttcaccccaagtccagcaccctgaggctgtacgctaagtggaaggaaggaggccggggactggtgagtgtcagcaccacagtccaggatgagacaagaaacatccacgaatacatcacgaagatggccccaactgacagcgtgctcagtgaatacctcaggcagcagaaacccaagaaagaggaggaaggcgaggaaccatcatggaaggacaggcccctgcacggtatgtaccacctgcagatagaggaggtggctgatatccagaaatcctaccagtggctggacaaagctggactgaaagacagcacggaggcactaatcatggcagcacaggaacaagcactgagcacaagatccatagaggctggggtctatcacaccaggcaagaccccaggtgcaggctgtgtaaagatgcccctgagacaatccagcacataacagcagggtgcaagatgctagcaggcagggcatacatggaacgccataaccaagtggctggcatagtatacagaaacatctgtgccgagtatggcctggaagttccgaggtcaaaatgggagatgcccccaagggtggttaagaatgaccgggctaagatcctgtgggacttccagatacagatggacaaaatggtggtggctaaccaaccggacatagtggtggtggacaaacagaagaagacggccgtagtgattgatgtagcggttccgaatgacagcaatatcaggaagaaggaacacgagaagctggagaaaaaccaagggctcagagaagagctcgagaggatgtggagggtgaaggtaacagtggtccccgtggtaatcggagcactaggtgtggtgactcccaagctaggcgagtggctccagcagatcccgggaacaacatcggagatctctgtccagaagagcgcagtcctgggaacagctaagatactgcgcaggaccctcaagctcccaggcctctggtagaggacccgagcttgaaggataaaccgcccgcaggggcgagatgggtgaggttttttttgatatatatatatatatatatatatatatatatatatatatatatatatatatatatatagatagatagatagatatatgtgtgtgtgtgtgtgtgtgtgtgtgtgtgtgtgtgtgtgtgtgtgtattaatttATGGAATATGCAGcaaaagaggagggagaaaaacaaatgtttataAAGTGATTACGTTTTTGCATTAACAGAAATTCCCCAGCTGGCTATTCTCACTAAAGTTGATGACGCCTGTCCCAAGGCACAAAGGAATGTGAACAACATCTACAAGAGTGACTACCTGAAGGAACAGGTAAATTTTGTTAATTTTGAATGCGCTTTTTCAGTTACATTTTCTAAATTCAGCACTGAAATCTTTTTGCAGTTACTGATTAACTGAAATCTTTTCAACACTCAGGTCTACAAATTTAGCCAGTTTCTGGGCCTCCCGGTGAACAGCATCTTTCTTGTGAAGAACTACAGTTCAGAAATCAATACAAATGATGCCACTGATGCTCACATCCTGTGTGCACTGAAACAGATGATTGTCTTTGGAGAAGACTATCTCAGCCACTTGAATGACTGAGACATGAGAAATGAAATATTTCATTTCAACATCAGACTGAATAATTATTCAGTCGCACGTTTTATACCTAGACTGTCTGTTAGTTTTCACATTCTGCATTTTTGCCAGCTTTCTTTCCTGGCTTCAAATAGGCTAAAGTTCATTAATATGTAGCAACTATTTTCCTATCTCACTGACTTAATGCACACAGTTTTAATACTGCATTAGTCTACAATGCCTTTCCTCTCATACACATCACACCACTGCTTTTATGCAAAAACTGTATTGTTTTCAGTCTGTATTGTGTGTTTGACCTCTTCATGTTTTTTCCCATAGCACATACAAGTCACCGGTGTCTTCTGCTTGATTTGACTTCCTCCCCAGTGTGATTGTCTTAATTGTTTTTATCTGTGTCTGTTTTTCCCCTACGGTTTCCacttcttttgtatttttttagtaACTTAAAAactcagattaaaaaaaaaagaaaagctttcaAATTGTGTGAATAGAGTCATTGTGTTTCAGGACTAGGCTTTTCTCCAGGACATTGTAGGTTTGACCTTTAGTCGAGATCTTTCCCAGAAATGTTGTGAGATCCTCTTAGGGGATCTCACATTGCTCCCTGCTGGGTGTGCCAGGAAAAACCTTCAACCATTTGATCAGATGGCTCCATGTCAGCTGCATCCTTTCAACATGAACGAGGAGCATGGCCACTAGCTCTACTAGCTCCACATGTTAGATAATGGATTTGCatctacaggtccttctcaaaaaattagcatattgtgataaagttcattatttcctgtaatgtactgataaacattagactttcatatattttagattcattacacacaactgaagtagttcaagcctttcattgttttaatattgatgattttggcatacataactcatgaaaactcaaaattcctatctcaaaaaattagcatatttcatccgaccaataaaagaaaagtgtttttaatacaaaaaaagtccaccttcaaataattatgttcagttatgcactcaatacttggtcgggaatctttttgcagaaatgactgcttcaatgcggcgtggcatggatgcaatcagcctgtggcactgctgaggtgttatggaggcccaggatgcttcgatagcagccttaagctcatccagagtgttgggtcttgcgtctctcaactttctcttcacaatatcccacagattctctatgtggttcaggtcaggagagttggcaggccaattgagcacagtaataccatggtcagtaaaccatttaccagtggttttggcactgtgagcaggtgccaggttgtgctgaaaaatgaaatcttcatctccataaagcttttcagcagatggaagcatgaagtgctccaaaatctcctgatagctagctgcattgaccctgcccttgataaaacacagtggaccaacaccggcagctgacatggcaccccagaccatcactgactgtgggtacttgacactacacttcaggcattttggcatttccctctccccagtcttcctccagactctggcaccttgatttctgaatgacatgcaaaagttgctttcatccgaaaaaagtactttggaccactgagcaacagtccagtgctgcttctctgtagcccaggtcaggagcttctgctgctgtttctggttcaaaagtgccttgacctggggaatgcggcacctgtagcccatttcctgcacacgcctgtacacggtggctctggatgtttctactccagactcagtccactgcttccgcaggtcccgcaaggtctggaatcggtccttctccacaatcttcctcggggtccggtcacctcttctcgttgtgcagcgttttctgccacactttttccttcccacagacttcccactgaggtgccttgatacagcactctgggaacagcctattcgttcagaaatttctttctgtgtcttaccctcttgcttgagggtg includes:
- the LOC134625382 gene encoding uncharacterized protein LOC134625382 produces the protein MDDIKLYAKSERDIDSLIHTTRLYSNDIGMSFGLEKCSRMVTKRGKVVRTEGIELPEGNIADIEDSYKYLGIPQANGNHEEAARKAATTKYLQRVRQVLRSQLNGKNKIRANNTYALPVIRYPAGVIGWPKEEIEATDIKTRKLLTMHGGFHPKSSTLRLYAKWKEGGRGLVSVSTTVQDETRNIHEYITKMAPTDSVLSEYLRQQKPKKEEEGEEPSWKDRPLHGMYHLQIEEVADIQKSYQWLDKAGLKDSTEALIMAAQEQALSTRSIEAGVYHTRQDPRCRLCKDAPETIQHITAGCKMLAGRAYMERHNQVAGIVYRNICAEYGLEVPRSKWEMPPRVVKNDRAKILWDFQIQMDKMVVANQPDIVVVDKQKKTAVVIDVAVPNDSNIRKKEHEKLEKNQGLREELERMWRVKVTVVPVVIGALGVVTPKLGEWLQQIPGTTSEISVQKSAVLGTAKILRRTLKLPGLW